The Actinomyces sp. oral taxon 414 genome has a segment encoding these proteins:
- a CDS encoding NUDIX hydrolase, translated as MTVHVFSLVPAAYVILLREGGRGPEVLLQLRRGTGYMDGHWACGAAGHVEAGESVLDAAVREAREEIGVVVDPRALEPLTAMHRSNDVGGAALEQRVDFFFALRRWEGEPGVREPARTGGLAWCPLAGLPEPVPPHERAVLELLRESLSGGRAVPAITTFGFAPGEGIDLYRCAREH; from the coding sequence ATGACCGTTCACGTCTTCTCCCTCGTCCCCGCCGCCTACGTCATCCTCCTGCGCGAGGGCGGGCGCGGGCCCGAGGTCCTCCTCCAGCTGCGGCGGGGCACCGGCTACATGGACGGCCATTGGGCCTGCGGGGCGGCGGGGCACGTCGAGGCGGGCGAGTCTGTGCTCGACGCGGCGGTGCGCGAGGCCCGCGAGGAGATCGGCGTCGTCGTCGACCCGCGGGCGCTGGAGCCGCTGACGGCGATGCACCGCAGCAACGACGTCGGCGGGGCGGCGCTGGAGCAGCGGGTCGACTTCTTCTTCGCGCTGCGCCGGTGGGAGGGCGAGCCGGGCGTGCGCGAGCCCGCCAGGACGGGGGGTCTGGCGTGGTGCCCGCTTGCGGGGCTGCCCGAGCCGGTGCCGCCGCACGAGCGGGCGGTGCTGGAGCTGCTGCGGGAGTCGCTGTCCGGGGGGCGGGCGGTGCCCGCGATCACGACCTTCGGCTTCGCGCCGGGCGAGGGCATCGACCTCTACCGCTGCGCCCGCGAGCACTGA